Proteins encoded in a region of the Quercus lobata isolate SW786 chromosome 8, ValleyOak3.0 Primary Assembly, whole genome shotgun sequence genome:
- the LOC115956376 gene encoding uncharacterized protein LOC115956376: MKILSWNCQGLGNPWTVRNLCSIVKDQGPMVCFLMETRLDKEGLKEWCGDLPFQNSFVVKYPNTGGGLALLWKDCINLDVVNYTTNHILAKVVEEDGSVWFLTGFYGWPKAAQKAKSWSLLQHIHTFVDGPWVCIGDYNAMLNLTKKLNKRPIQGSQMNAFREALEHCHLEDLGFRGYEYTWNNKRPGEANTRVRLDRATAAVDWRAKFPLSTVYHLSTHASDHLPILLHVQSSKKWYKGRKGFKFEEAWLLAEGCDEVIKNAWSKDGVGATSLELAR, encoded by the coding sequence ATGAAGATATTAAGTTGGAATtgccaagggcttgggaacccttggacagTTCGAAACCTTTGTAGTATTGTGAAGGACCAAGGACCCATGGTTTGCTTTTTAATGGAAACTAGACTAGACAAGGAGGGATTGAAGGAATGGTGTGGTGACTTACCGTTTCAGAACAGCTTTGTGGTGAAGTATCCAAACACAGGTGGTGGGTTAGCATTACTTTGGAAGGATTGTATTAATTTGGATGTTGTCAACTATACGACCAACCATATATTGGCCAAAGTAGTGGAAGAGGATGGCTCGGTATGGTTCCTAACCGGGTTTTATGGGTGGCCTAAAGCAGCTCAGAAGGCTAAGTCATGGAGTTTGCTTCAACATATTCATACGTTTGTGGATGGACCGTGGGTGTGTATTGGTGACTACAATGCAATGCTAAACTTGACGAAGAAGCTAAACAAGAGACCAATCCAAGGCAGCCAAATGAATGCTTTCCGTGAGGCATTGGAGCATTGCCATCTTGAGGATTTGGGTTTCAGGGGATATGAATACACTTGGAACAATAAACGGCCTGGTGAAGCAAATACAAGAGTGCGTTTAGATAGGGCCACGGCTGCTGTTGATTGGAGGGCGAAGTTTCCATTGAGCACTGTTTATCACCTGTCCACTCATGCCTCGGATCATCTACCCATCTTGTTGCATGTTCAAAGCTCAAAAAAATGGTACAAAGGTCGGAAGGGATTCAAATTTGAGGAAGCGTGGCTGTTGGCAGAGGGGTGTGATGAGGTGATTAAAAATGCTTGGAGCAAAGATGGGGTAGGGGCTACGAGTTTGGAGTTGGCTAgataa
- the LOC115956377 gene encoding uncharacterized protein LOC115956377 → MKDPKWLNKQEKEFLDEFHQAQGQLRIPVSCPGDSVWHPPPDSAFKLNFDAAVFSELSCSGVGAMIRNEKGEVMAAMSAKGPHVVDSAVAEVIACRRALEFACEAGFTDLVVEGDNLSVMKSLAASKTDHSWLGHIIQDIKWLTRSFRKVLFSYVRRAANSVAHGLARYAKYVHEDMYWIEDNPPPVLEALYYDFSQLNK, encoded by the coding sequence ATGAAGGACCCGAAGTGGCTAAACAAACAGGAAAAAGAATTTTTGGACGAATTCCATCAAGCACAAGGTCAGCTACGGATTCCTGTAAGTTGCCCAGGTGACTCTGTTTGGCACCCTCCTCCGGATTCTGCTTTCAAGCTGAACTTTGATGCTGCGGTCTTCTCCGAGTTGAGTTGCTCAGGTGTTGGGGCGATGATCCGGAATGAGAAGGGCGAGGTCATGGCTGCAATGTCAGCAAAAGGTCCACATGTAGTTGATAGTGCGGTGGCAGAAGTAATAGCATGTAGAAGGGCATTGGAGTTTGCATGTGAGGCAGGATTCACAGACTTGGTGGTGGAGGGGGATAATCTCAGTGTGATGAAATCGCTTGCTGCATCAAAGACGGACCATTCATGGCTGGGTCATATCATCCAAGATATCAAATGGCTCACACGGAGTTTTCGAAAGGTGTTGTTCAGCTACGTGAGGAGAGCAGCTAATTCTGTGGCGCATGGGCTAGCGAGATATGCAAAATATGTACACGAAGACATGTATTGGATAGAGGATAATCCTCCACCTGTGTTAGAAGCACTGTATTATGATTTTTCACAGTTAAATAAATGA
- the LOC115956378 gene encoding uncharacterized protein LOC115956378, whose protein sequence is MYELSHTIIEEREESMISIRSNSKPTFRTAHFLKPSLTHTQDPDLLLPPLPTPTPTKPTIRDVKNLPLNVLYRGRRNPQRNWKEWVYSLQSKHQSTWKKAGIYDAIWSSTYQVLRHNELVLGIADRWCPETNSFIFPWAEATITLEDMMVLGGFSVLGSSVKKPIKTKDMLEIEDSLIRIHRRLSPARHYVWMDFFMGSGHKLEHEAFLSLWLSRYVFPTSLYDNVGKHLFPIAICLSRGTRMALAPAVLATIYRDLRLLKEKIDATRVRTIKYKGDRFELDLWAPFQLVQLWIWERFPRLRPIQNIIKRGEPRVARWHKVKRGNIEKARLVMDSARDNFQWRPYAAVLTNWLSPKFYRNKEEWVSVGPHMDKEIESFALCMRACELVGLECIEQYLPHRVAMQFGMDQDIPICVPRFNLSHQTAWRNYCRPISDQKLHIPHRLFESDVTTRYMNWWKKSMLPQTYAVKGSTKQPRLQTTMPESSKRHKDAGDVKERNFKHTEMFDKNRSARFRRVSDGKPSSGTETTLPESSKRHKEAGDVVKERNFKHPEMFDKNRSARFRRVSDGKPSSGTETTLPENSKRHKEAGDVVKERNFKHMEMFEKKSTRFIRVSDAKPSSGTQSQYLASLNARGRIVREEKVPVLSKVVGGSQRATEVANDRGTKFSVKSVVTIKVHDEEPRSQSMTSMSKQDLEVRISKLEKELAELKEEYNNRLGKQLKEQCSSVP, encoded by the coding sequence ATGTATGAACTATCACACACCATCATTGAGGAAAGAGAAGAGAGCATGATTTCAATAAGAAGTAATAGTAAACCAACTTTCAGGACAGCCCACTTTCTTAAACCCTCTTTAACCCATACTCAAGACCCAGACCTTTTACTTCCTCCACTTCCCACTCCCACTCCAACCAAACCCACCATTCGTGATGTCAAGAACTTGCCTTTGAATGTCCTATACAGAGGTCGGAGAAACCCACAGAGGAACTGGAAAGAATGGGTGTATAGCTTGCAATCCAAGCATCAATCTACATGGAAGAAAGCTGGTATATATGATGCTATATGGAGTTCCACATACCAAGTCCTAAGGCACAATGAGTTAGTTCTTGGAATTGCTGATAGGTGGTGTCCTGAGACTAATAGCTTTATCTTTCCTTGGGCTGAAGCAACAATCACCTTAGAGGATATGATGGTTTTGGGGGGTTTTTCTGTATTGGGGAGCTCTGTTAAAAAGCCAATTAAAACCAAGGATATGTTGGAAATCGAAGATAGTCTGATTAGAATTCATAGACGACTTTCACCAGCAAGGCATTACGTATGGATGGACTTTTTCATGGGGTCTGGCCATAAACTTGAGCATGAAGCATTTCTCTCGCTTTGGCTATCAAGGTATGTTTTCCCTACATCTTTGTATGATAACGTTGGAAAACACCTTTTTCCGATTGCAATATGCCTATCACGGGGGACTAGGATGGCGTTAGCGCCTGCAGTCCTTGCTACCATTTACCGGGATTTACGtttgttgaaagaaaaaattgatgcaACAAGAGTAAGGACAATTAAGTATAAAGGTGACCGTTTCGAACTTGATCTCTGGGCACCATTTCAGTTAGTGCAGCTTTGGATTTGGGAGAGATTCCCAAGATTGCGTCCAATACAAAATATAATCAAACGCGGTGAGCCAAGAGTGGCTAGGTGGCACAAAGTGAAGAGGGGGAACATCGAGAAGGCGAGATTAGTCATGGACTCTGCTAGAGATAATTTTCAATGGCGGCCTTATGCTGCAGTCTTGACGAATTGGTTGTCCCCAAAGTTTTATAGAAATAAAGAAGAGTGGGTATCAGTTGGTCCTCATATGGATAAAGAAATAGAGTCATTTGCTCTATGCATGAGGGCATGTGAGCTGGTTGGACTAGAGTGCATAGAGCAATACCTTCCACATCGAGTGGCCATGCAATTTGGAATGGATCAAGACATTCCAATTTGTGTTCCTCGATTCAATTTGAGTCACCAAACTGCTTGGAGAAACTACTGCAGGCCAATTTCGGATCAAAAGTTACACATACCACATAGACTCTTCGAGTCAGATGTTACCACACGATACATGAATTGGTGGAAGAAATCAATGTTGCCTCAAACTTATGCAGTTAAGGGTTCTACGAAGCAGCCAAGACTTCAAACGACAATGCCAGAGAGCTCAAAACGACACAAGGACGCTGGTGACGTTAAGGAAAGAAACTTTAAACACACGGAAATGTTTGACAAGAATAGAAGTGCAAGGTTCAGAAGGGTCAGTGATGGAAAGCCTTCTTCAGGAACTGAAACAACATTGCCAGAGAGCTCAAAACGACACAAGGAAGCTGGTGATGTTGTTAAGGAAAGAAACTTTAAACACCCGGAAATGTTTGACAAGAATAGAAGTGCAAGGTTCAGAAGGGTCAGTGATGGAAAGCCTTCTTCAGGAACTGAAACAACATTGCCAGAGAACTCAAAAAGACACAAGGAAGCTGGTGATGTTGTTAAGGAAAGAAACTTTAAACACATGGAAATGTTTGAGAAGAAAAGTACAAGGTTCATAAGGGTCAGTGATGCAAAGCCTTCTTCAGGCACTCAATCTCAGTATCTAGCATCTTTAAATGCTAGAGGTCGAATAGTGAGAGAGGAGAAGGTACCGGTTTTAAGCAAGGTGGTGGGAGGATCACAAAGAGCCACTGAAGTTGCAAATGATAGAGGAACAAAGTTTTCAGTCAAGAGTGTTGTGACTATTAAGGTTCATGATGAAGAACCAAGAAGCCAATCTATGACTTCTATGTCAAAACAAGATCTTGAAGTTAGGATTAGCAAATTGGAGAAAGAGCTCGCAGAGCTGAAAGAAGAATATAACAACCGGCTTGGAAAACAACTCAAGGAGCAATGTTCATCTGTCCCATAG
- the LOC115958485 gene encoding uncharacterized protein LOC115958485 has protein sequence MAEPPNTIFNFRKELMVFPIGDHKPTLRPAHFLNPSVNLTDETIFELPSLSPSSLPPTFEPSKWPLKLTFNGLRWQPPTNWKAWVDSLRPKYQSIWKKAGIFEAIMNSTYTIRKNDDLVLGIAERWCCKTNTFIFPWGEATLTLEDTMVLGGFSVLGHSVYVSLETQELKEIEEKLVQARVETGRSKARKARPLQWMKLLRNSGSEIEHEAFLVMWLSMFVLPNSNLIRKQVFPIAIHLARGTRIALAPAVLSSIYRDLCLLKKTIVGVNKFDPGDDENSVLEVIIRSPFQLVQLWVWERFQALQPNPKLVRCGEPVFAKWHRVKSVNVENVRLALDSAGDTFLWFPYALYTCNSDFPRFYGEKEMWVPVDPNLDEEIETFARCLRVSQLVGLGCIEKYFPHRVAMQFGMDQDVPGCVTQCKKTPEIAWNDYSKLISDLELYVPSRYCESGVTSRYLKWWKQSKISGQQDSIKLIARRQRSMRKLNQAPQASKGNDGDVSPGFPPNFDKVKAGNSVNVDKRKPTVEEYITTQKQVPMSSIGRKGGNDADVPPGFPPKRKKVEVGNSIKQDKSASEGMISYGMHESVGKSFSCGKDGVNDGAIREMEPMMKPVEILTGEAEVRGLERAMEGTSEGNAGSVVYNRVNIYDNEGEGSSFKPEIPGLELKGRIIRLEREVVKLKAAIFGNRFEEIPTRECRSAQ, from the coding sequence ATGGCTGAACCCCCAAACACCATCTTCAACTTCAGAAAGGAGCTCatggttttccccataggtgACCATAAGCCAACTCTGAGACCAGCCCATTTTCTCAACCCATCAGTGAATCTCACTGATGAAACAATCTTTGAGCTTCCTTCACTCTCTCCCTCTTCACTACCACCCACTTTTGAGCCCTCAAAATGGCCTTTGAAGCTCACATTCAATGGTTTGCGTTGGCAACCACCGACAAATTGGAAAGCTTGGGTCGATTCCTTGCGTCCAAAGTATCAATCTATATGGAAGAAAGCAGGTATTTTTGAAGCCATCATGAATTCCACATACACAATCCGAAAAAACGATGATTTGGTTCTTGGTATTGCTGAGAGATGGTGTTGTAAAaccaatacctttatttttccATGGGGTGAAGCAACACTCACATTGGAGGATACAATGGTTTTGGGCGGTTTCTCTGTTTTGGGGCACTCTGTTTATGTTTCTTTGGAAACCCAAGAGTTGAAGGAAATAGAGGAGAAGCTGGTTCAAGCTAGAGTAGAAACTGGGAGGAGTAAAGCTCGTAAGGCTCGCCCATTGCAGTGGATGAAGTTGTTAAGGAATAGTGGGAGTGAAATAGAGCATGAAGCATTTCTTGTTATGTGGTTGTCAATGTTCGTTCTTCCTAATTCTAACTTGATTAGGAAGCAAGTTTTTCCCATTGCTATTCACCTTGCTAGAGGAACCCGCATCGCGCTTGCCCCTGCAGTTCTTTCTAGCATTTACAGGGATTTGTGTTTGTTGAAAAAAACCATTGTTGGTGTGAACAAATTTGACCCTGGTGATGATGAAAATAGTGTGTTAGAAGTGATcattcggtcaccgtttcaactAGTTCAGCTTTGGGTATGGGAGAGATTTCAAGCATTGCAGCCAAACCCCAAGTTGGTCAGATGTGGTGAGCCTGTGTTTGCTAAATGGCATAGAGTTAAAAGTGTGAATGTTGAGAATGTGAGGTTGGCTCTAGACTCGGCTGGAGAcacttttctttggtttccttaTGCTTTGTATACTTGTAACTCGGATTTCCCGAGATTTTATGGAGAAAAGGAAATGTGGGTACCGGTTGATCCTAATTTGGATGAAGAAATAGAGACATTTGCTAGGTGCTTGAGGGTCTCCCAGCTTGTTGGACTTGGCTGTATAGAAAAGTACTTTCCACATAGAGTTGCAATGCAATTTGGAATGGATCAAGATGTTCCAGGTTGTGTTACTCAATGCAAAAAGACTCCTGAAATTGCCTGGAACGATTACAGTAAGCTGATAAGTGATTTGGAATTATATGTTCCATCAAGGTATTGTGAGAGTGGTGTTACCTCTCGTTACTTGAAGTGGTGGAAGCAATCAAAAATATCAGGCCAGCAAGACTCGATTAAGCTTATTGCAAGAAGGCAAAGAAGCATGAGAAAGCTAAATCAGGCACCACAGGCTTCGAAAGGCAACGACGGTGATGTTTCTCCTGgttttcctcccaattttgacAAGGTCAAAGCAGGGAACTCTGTCAATGTGGATAAACGTAAACCAACAGTTGAGGAATATATAACAACACAGAAACAGGTACCAATGTCTTCAATAGGAAGGAAGGGAGGTAATGATGCTGATGTTCCGCCTGGTTTCCCTCCAAAACGTAAAAAGGTTGAAGTAGGGAACTCTATCAAGCAAGACAAATCAGCAAGTGAGGGAATGATATCTTATGGCATGCATGAAAGTGTAGGTAAAAGTTTTTCATGTGGAAAAGATGGAGTCAATGATGGAGCTATTAGAGAGATGGAGCCAATGATGAAACCCGTGGAAATACTTACAGGTGAAGCTGAAGTAAGAGGTTTAGAGAGAGCCATGGAAGGTACAAGTGAGGGCAATGCAGGAAGCGTTGTTTACAACAGGGTGAACATCTATGATAATGAAGGAGAAGGTAGTAGCTTCAAACCTGAAATACCAGGGCTGGAACTTAAAGGTCGGATTATTAGGCTTGAAAGAGAGGTTGTTAAGCTAAAAGCAGCAATTTTTGGCAACAGGTTTGAGGAAATACCTACCAGAGAATGCAGGTCTGCCCAATAG